The Schizosaccharomyces pombe strain 972h- genome assembly, chromosome: I genome contains a region encoding:
- a CDS encoding uncharacterized protein (Schizosaccharomyces pombe specific protein): MSDFNLRRYYTSNQLLKFSNEYPKSMTEIKKGELKGYDIFTSSTINMVVGNLLRDVQNRIDQADQIEKRS, from the coding sequence ATGTCGGACTTCAATTTACGGAGATATTATACAAGCAATCAATTGCTAAAGTTCTCTAATGAATATCCCAAAAGCATGAccgaaataaaaaaaggggAATTAAAAGGATACGACATATTTACTTCGAGCACTATCAACATGGTGGTAGGAAATTTACTAAGGGACGTCCAAAATCGAATTGATCAAGCGGATCAAATAGAAAAACGAAGTTGA